Proteins encoded by one window of Primulina huaijiensis isolate GDHJ02 chromosome 1, ASM1229523v2, whole genome shotgun sequence:
- the LOC140984342 gene encoding uncharacterized protein isoform X1 → MSRSSEERGEIRYDSQFLRIEELIKGKTFSREEISHLVAILNSRLDIESEMQSRRDDRGDSEQVRWIHEIPSTPAADIHHVMDRDTLGTFPEKSDVPVGVGASPIDIARAYMAGRTLEQGHNLLGCTSKGERAEPSNKFSQQPPVPSPLPTSSICWPGAILNDHHGYDTPQSQSSRYGLRDFPRTPYARTISSRSTSKLNANSRFANTLTPFKQSPTSIYGQVRSTVDSVDVYGSVGPIRRIRNKFASEVRPRESMILSSLKDVPSEKLNSNSFSGFLLTTNKNLEPGKKSGTSKCLTDANASGFSDRVLQNANSFCSPAVKRILEHLDRKKPTPKEKEAEIKFVTEWKKFSSDAGDTIHEENISSLHSGELASLKNAGLSGLNSPLEINKGSSSSNYFVKLNDKGMDMAAKDAVNVNPKAPSTIFVNSGMVPGANAVSSLDFGASSGHVGKNSNEVFNLFQSAGF, encoded by the exons ATGTCCCGATCTTCCGAAGAGAGGGGCGAAATTCGTTATGATTCCCAGTTTTTGAGAATCGAGGAGTTGATTAAGGGAAAAACTTTTTCTAG GGAGGAAATCAGCCATTTGGTCGCAATATTAAATTCTAGGCTGGACATTGAGTCGGAGATGCAATCAAGAAGGGATGATAGAGGAGACAGTGAGCAGGTTCGGTGGATTCATGAAATTCCGAGTACGCCCGCAGCAGATATACACCATGTTATGGACAGAGACACACTTGGCACTTTCCCTGAAAAATCAGAT GTTCCGGTTGGAGTTGGTGCTTCTCCAATTGATATTGCTCGTGCGTATATGGCTGGCCGCACTTTAGAACAAGGCCACAATCTTCTTGGTTGCACATCAAAAGGTGAAAGAGCTGAACCAAGCAACAAATTTTCACAACAGCCACCTGTGCCATCTCCTTTACCTACGTCATCCATTTGTTGGCCTGGTGCCATACTCAATGATCACCATGGTTACGACACACCACAGAGTCAGAGTAGCAGATACGGGCTTCGTGATTTTCCAAGAACTCCTTATGCTAGAACTATCTCGTCGAGGTCCACATCTAAG TTAAATGCCAATAGCAGATTTGCTAACACATTAACTCCCTTTAAACAATCTCCGACTTCCATTTATGGCCAG GTAAGGTCGACTGTCGACAGCGTTGATGTCTATGGATCTGTGGGCCCTATTCGCCGCATCAGGAACAAATTTGCTTCAGAAGTCCGTCCCAGAGAATCTATGATCCTGAGCTCACTTAAGGATGTCCCATCAGAAAAGTTAAATTCCAATTCTTTTAGCGGTTTCTTGCTTACTACCAATAAAAATCTGGAACCTGGTAAAAAAAGTGGCACTTCAAAATGCTTAACAGATGCCAATGCATCAGGTTTCTCTGATAGGGTTTTACAAAATGCAAATTCATTCTGCAGTCCGGCGGTTAAAAGAATATTGGAACACCTGGATAGAAAAAAACCGACACCTAAAGAAAAAGAAGCtgaaataaaatttgtgactgAATGGAAAAAATTTTCTTCTGATGCTGGTGATACCATTCACGAAGAAAACATAAGCTCACTTCACTCAGGAGAGCTTGCTTCTCTTAAGAATGCTGGTTTATCTGGCCTTAATTCCCCTTTGGAAATTAACAAAGGTAGCAGCAGTTCCAATTATTTTGTTAAGTTAAATGACAAAGGCATGGATATGGCAGCTAAAGATGCAGTCAATGTGAATCCTAAGGCTCCTAGCACCATCTTTGTTAATTCTGGCATGGTACCTGGTGCAAATGCAGTGTCATCTTTAGATTTTGGGGCATCTTCTGGTCATGTGGGCAAGAATTCAAATGAGGTATTTAATCTTTTTCAGAGTGCTGGTTTTTAA
- the LOC140984342 gene encoding nuclear pore complex protein NUP1-like isoform X3, whose translation MSRSSEERGEIRYDSQFLRIEELIKGKTFSREEISHLVAILNSRLDIESEMQSRRDDRGDSEQVRWIHEIPSTPAADIHHVMDRDTLGTFPEKSDVPVGVGASPIDIARAYMAGRTLEQGHNLLGCTSKGERAEPSNKFSQQPPVPSPLPTSSICWPGAILNDHHGYDTPQSQSSRYGLRDFPRTPYARTISSRSTSKLNANSRFANTLTPFKQSPTSIYGQVRSTVDSVDVYGSVGPIRRIRNKFASEVRPRESMILSSLKDVPSEKLNSNSFSGFLLTTNKNLEPVRRLKEYWNTWIEKNRHLKKKKLK comes from the exons ATGTCCCGATCTTCCGAAGAGAGGGGCGAAATTCGTTATGATTCCCAGTTTTTGAGAATCGAGGAGTTGATTAAGGGAAAAACTTTTTCTAG GGAGGAAATCAGCCATTTGGTCGCAATATTAAATTCTAGGCTGGACATTGAGTCGGAGATGCAATCAAGAAGGGATGATAGAGGAGACAGTGAGCAGGTTCGGTGGATTCATGAAATTCCGAGTACGCCCGCAGCAGATATACACCATGTTATGGACAGAGACACACTTGGCACTTTCCCTGAAAAATCAGAT GTTCCGGTTGGAGTTGGTGCTTCTCCAATTGATATTGCTCGTGCGTATATGGCTGGCCGCACTTTAGAACAAGGCCACAATCTTCTTGGTTGCACATCAAAAGGTGAAAGAGCTGAACCAAGCAACAAATTTTCACAACAGCCACCTGTGCCATCTCCTTTACCTACGTCATCCATTTGTTGGCCTGGTGCCATACTCAATGATCACCATGGTTACGACACACCACAGAGTCAGAGTAGCAGATACGGGCTTCGTGATTTTCCAAGAACTCCTTATGCTAGAACTATCTCGTCGAGGTCCACATCTAAG TTAAATGCCAATAGCAGATTTGCTAACACATTAACTCCCTTTAAACAATCTCCGACTTCCATTTATGGCCAG GTAAGGTCGACTGTCGACAGCGTTGATGTCTATGGATCTGTGGGCCCTATTCGCCGCATCAGGAACAAATTTGCTTCAGAAGTCCGTCCCAGAGAATCTATGATCCTGAGCTCACTTAAGGATGTCCCATCAGAAAAGTTAAATTCCAATTCTTTTAGCGGTTTCTTGCTTACTACCAATAAAAATCTGGAACCTG TCCGGCGGTTAAAAGAATATTGGAACACCTGGATAGAAAAAAACCGACACCTAAAGAAAAAGAAGCtgaaataa
- the LOC140984342 gene encoding uncharacterized protein isoform X2, with translation MQLECREEISHLVAILNSRLDIESEMQSRRDDRGDSEQVRWIHEIPSTPAADIHHVMDRDTLGTFPEKSDVPVGVGASPIDIARAYMAGRTLEQGHNLLGCTSKGERAEPSNKFSQQPPVPSPLPTSSICWPGAILNDHHGYDTPQSQSSRYGLRDFPRTPYARTISSRSTSKLNANSRFANTLTPFKQSPTSIYGQVRSTVDSVDVYGSVGPIRRIRNKFASEVRPRESMILSSLKDVPSEKLNSNSFSGFLLTTNKNLEPGKKSGTSKCLTDANASGFSDRVLQNANSFCSPAVKRILEHLDRKKPTPKEKEAEIKFVTEWKKFSSDAGDTIHEENISSLHSGELASLKNAGLSGLNSPLEINKGSSSSNYFVKLNDKGMDMAAKDAVNVNPKAPSTIFVNSGMVPGANAVSSLDFGASSGHVGKNSNEVFNLFQSAGF, from the exons ATGCAACTGGAATGCAGGGAGGAAATCAGCCATTTGGTCGCAATATTAAATTCTAGGCTGGACATTGAGTCGGAGATGCAATCAAGAAGGGATGATAGAGGAGACAGTGAGCAGGTTCGGTGGATTCATGAAATTCCGAGTACGCCCGCAGCAGATATACACCATGTTATGGACAGAGACACACTTGGCACTTTCCCTGAAAAATCAGAT GTTCCGGTTGGAGTTGGTGCTTCTCCAATTGATATTGCTCGTGCGTATATGGCTGGCCGCACTTTAGAACAAGGCCACAATCTTCTTGGTTGCACATCAAAAGGTGAAAGAGCTGAACCAAGCAACAAATTTTCACAACAGCCACCTGTGCCATCTCCTTTACCTACGTCATCCATTTGTTGGCCTGGTGCCATACTCAATGATCACCATGGTTACGACACACCACAGAGTCAGAGTAGCAGATACGGGCTTCGTGATTTTCCAAGAACTCCTTATGCTAGAACTATCTCGTCGAGGTCCACATCTAAG TTAAATGCCAATAGCAGATTTGCTAACACATTAACTCCCTTTAAACAATCTCCGACTTCCATTTATGGCCAG GTAAGGTCGACTGTCGACAGCGTTGATGTCTATGGATCTGTGGGCCCTATTCGCCGCATCAGGAACAAATTTGCTTCAGAAGTCCGTCCCAGAGAATCTATGATCCTGAGCTCACTTAAGGATGTCCCATCAGAAAAGTTAAATTCCAATTCTTTTAGCGGTTTCTTGCTTACTACCAATAAAAATCTGGAACCTGGTAAAAAAAGTGGCACTTCAAAATGCTTAACAGATGCCAATGCATCAGGTTTCTCTGATAGGGTTTTACAAAATGCAAATTCATTCTGCAGTCCGGCGGTTAAAAGAATATTGGAACACCTGGATAGAAAAAAACCGACACCTAAAGAAAAAGAAGCtgaaataaaatttgtgactgAATGGAAAAAATTTTCTTCTGATGCTGGTGATACCATTCACGAAGAAAACATAAGCTCACTTCACTCAGGAGAGCTTGCTTCTCTTAAGAATGCTGGTTTATCTGGCCTTAATTCCCCTTTGGAAATTAACAAAGGTAGCAGCAGTTCCAATTATTTTGTTAAGTTAAATGACAAAGGCATGGATATGGCAGCTAAAGATGCAGTCAATGTGAATCCTAAGGCTCCTAGCACCATCTTTGTTAATTCTGGCATGGTACCTGGTGCAAATGCAGTGTCATCTTTAGATTTTGGGGCATCTTCTGGTCATGTGGGCAAGAATTCAAATGAGGTATTTAATCTTTTTCAGAGTGCTGGTTTTTAA
- the LOC140960250 gene encoding thylakoid lumenal 16.5 kDa protein, chloroplastic-like, translating to MASSTILLSNANNFLPSLPSTSSSHPLPNSPYKVTRKRQIVCKAAGDEVSSIDAKSPPWSRRGISVTVVAATTLLFGYRGRSEADAAILEADDDQGLMDKVKKDRKKRLERQGVINSSDNETALLQDLIYKLSKVGQAIEKEDISVASKILGPGIDTNWVQKVNFALNQLSSTGEEKVEIDNFNINLASLIASVDKNDIPTAKQSFVAVANAFKKWTTLTGLAQKLKGL from the exons ATGGCATCATCAACAATTCTACTCTCTAATGCAAACAACTTCCTCCCATCTCTTCCATCGACATCTTCTTCACACCCTTTGCCGAACTCTCCTTACAAAGTTACCCGAAAACGACAGATTGTGTGCAAGGCAGCAGGTGATGAGGTATCCTCCATTGATGCAAAATCGCCACCATGGAGCAGGAGGGGGATTTCAGTAACTGTTGTGGCTGCCACCACATTGCTGTTTGGCTACAGGGGCCGTTCCGAGGCCGATGCGGCGATTCTGGAGGCGGATGATGATCAAGGACTGATGGATAAGGTGAAGAAAGACAGGAAGAAGAGGCTTGAGAGACAGGGTGTGATTAACTCATCGGACAACGAGACAG CCTTGCTCCAAGATCTTATTTATAAACTCAGTAAAGTAGGCCAAGCCATCGAAAAAGAGGATATTTCTGTAGCAAGCAAGATTCTTGGCCCCGGCATAGACACGAATTGGGTCCAGAAAGTCAATTTTGCTCTCAACCAG TTGAGCTCCACCGGTGAAGAGAAGGTAGAGATTGATAATTTCAACATCAATTTGGCATCCTTAATCGCCTCCG TTGACAAGAATGATATTCCAACCGCTAAACAATCTTTTGTGGCCGTTGCAAATGCATTCAAAAAGTGGACTACCCTAACCGGATTAGCTCAAAAGCTGAAGGGGCTTTGA
- the LOC140984361 gene encoding glucan endo-1,3-beta-glucosidase 11-like — MRVLPFLFLIFLCWPNEKLTVTAFTGTYGINYGRMADNIPSPDQVVLLLRAAKIKNVRIYDANHSVLNAFKGTGLELVIGLPNGFVKDMSAHADHALNWVNENVMAFLPETHIVGIAIGNEVLGNDNDLSGSLLGAVKNMYNATKNLGIDDVVQISTAHSQAVFTNSYPPSSCIFKESVVQFMKPLLEFFSQIGSPFCLNAYPFLAYTYNPDTIDINYALFQATKGIYDEKTNLHYDNMLDAQVDAAYVALEDAGFKKMEVIITETGWASHGDQSEPAATQSNARTYNYNLRKRLAKRKGTPLKPRRMLKAYIFALFNEDSKPGAGSEKYYGLFKADGSISDDIGFPGLAFSSAVSSRSSLKEFQAGKLFGSYSSISAITSAVIILLLRL; from the exons ATGAGGGTTCTGCCGTTTTTGTTCTTGATTTTCTTATGTTGGCCTAATG AAAAGTTAACCGTAACGGCATTCACTGGAACCTATGGAATAAACTATGGTAGAATGGCAGACAACATCCCTTCACCCGACCAAGTGGTTTTGCTGCTTAGAGCTGCAaagatcaagaatgtcagaataTACGATGCCAATCATAGTGTTCTGAATGCCTTTAAAGGTACTGGGCTTGAGTTGGTAATAGGACTTCCAAATGGATTTGTGAAAGATATGAGTGCTCATGCTGATCATGCTCTAAACTGGGTCAATGAAAATGTTATGGCATTCCTACCTGAAACGCACATTGTCGGGATTGCAATTGGGAATGAAGTTTTGGGAAACGATAATGACCTTTCTGGATCTTTATTAGGTGCTGTCAAAAATATGTACAATGCCACTAAGAATCTTGGAATAGATGATGTGGTTCAGATTTCTACTGCCCATTCTCAGGCTGTTTTTACGAATTCATATCCTCCCTCTTCGTGTATTTTTAAAGAGAGTGTTGTACAGTTTATGAAACCTCTCTTGGAGTTTTTCTCTCAGATAGGCTCTCCGTTCTGTTTAAATGCTTATCCCTTCTTGGCTTATACTTATAATCCAGATACGATCGACATAAATTATGCTCTATTTCAGGCAACAAAGGGAATATACGATGAAAAAACGAATCTTCACTATGACAACATGCTTGATGCTCAGGTTGATGCTGCTTATGTTGCTTTAGAGGATGCAGGGTTCAAAAAAATGGAAGTTATAATTACGGAGACCGGTTGGGCTTCACATGGAGATCAAAGTGAACCAGCTGCTACACAAAGCAATGCTAGGACTTACAATTATAACTTACGTAAGAGGCTTGCCAAGAGGAAAGGAACTCCACTTAAACCAAGAAGGATGTTGAAAGCATACATATTTGCCTTATTTAATGAGGATTCTAAACCTGGTGCCGGTTCTGAGAAATACTACGGGCTGTTTAAAGCTGATGGGAGTATCTCTGATGATATTGGGTTTCCTGGACTTGCATTTTCATCTGCTGTTTCGTCTCGATCGTCCCTTAAG GAGTTTCAAGCAGGAAAGTTGTTTGGATCCTATTCCTCCATCTCTGCTATCACGTCTGCAGTAATAATTCTGCTTCTGAGATTATGA
- the LOC140984364 gene encoding uncharacterized protein, which translates to MPRPGPRPYECVKRAWHSDRHQPLRGLIIQQIFRLVHENHCGATKKNREWLEKLPIVVLKSEEIIYSKANSEAEYSSLETLWDRVNEAIDTIIRKEESTETGGLLPPCVEAALNLGCVPVRASRSQRNNNPRSYLRPRNQESFDLSPNVSNENATEHHSIQIPTHTGNISMFKKPSKVGSPRLVSESNKCLTLDASKGIASLCEKLPGIGSNWCTELGSNNLVNMDSIYPLYYGNFKPEASQLGFQESQKSDAIIFGVPIFSSVAKPAEIGSLQNLFPCAADSGVTRGTLLPDPKDIKGKEPQIGCDLSLRLGRFSGSNSSRENFPGCGTDSVVCRVSQVENRPNFKEFHFFPVESSSAYDPSMLHKGNWNYEVESPNGEEVSRKRKLLGSGDADHELCFWSQDYISNRFDGQMKSSGL; encoded by the exons ATGCCTAGGCCTGGTCCAAGACCGTATGAGTGTGTGAAAAGGGCTTGGCATAGCGACAGACACCAACCCTTGAGAGGATTGATTATCCAGCAGATTTTCAG GCTTGTGCATGAAAATCACTGTGGTGCAACCAAGAAAAATAGAGAATGGCTGGAGAAGCTGCCTATTGTGGTCTTGAAATCGGAGGAAATTATTTACTCCAAAGCCAATTCTGAG GCTGAGTATTCTAGTCTTGAAACGCTCTGGGACCGGGTTAATGAAGCCATTGATACGATCATTAGGAAAGAAGAGAGTACAGAGACTGGTGGGCTTTTGCCTCCTTGTGTTGAAG CTGCACTTAATTTGGGATGTGTTCCAGTAAGAGCTTCGAGAAGCCAAAGGAACAATAACCCGAGATCTTACCTCCGACCAAGAAATCAAGAATCATTTGATTTGTCTCCAAATGTTTCAAATGAGAATGCCACTGAACACCATTCTATACAGATACCTACACATACAGGCAATATCTCAATGTTCAAGAAACCGTCTAAAGTAGGATCTCCACGGTTAGTTTCAGAGTCTAACAAGTGTCTAACTTTAGATGCTAGCAAAGGCATCGCTTCTTTATGCGAAAAACTTCCTGGTATCGGCAGTAATTGGTGTACTGAATTGGGATCTAACAATTTGGTCAACATGGATTCTATATATCCCTTATACTATGGTAACTTCAAACCAGAAGCTTCTCAGTTGGGTTTCCAAGAATCCCAAAAATCTGATGCTATAATCTTTGGCGTTCCTATTTTTTCTTCAGTTGCTAAACCTGCAGAAATTGGTAGCTTGCAAAATCTATTCCCTTGTGCTGCAGATTCAGGCGTTACTCGAGGAACTTTGCTACCTGATCCAAAGGACATCAAGGGAAAGGAACCTCAAATAGGGTGTGACTTGTCCTTGAGATTGGGTCGATTTTCAGGGTCAAACTCGAGCAGGGAAAACTTTCCTGGTTGTGGAACCGATAGCGTTGTTTGTAGAGTTTCTCAGGTCGAAAACCGGCCCAACTTTAAGGAGTTCCATTTCTTTCCTGTTGAATCTTCCTCGGCCTATGATCCATCCATGCTGCATAAAGGTAATTGGAATTATGAGGTTGAAAGTCCGAATGGGGAAGAAGTTTCTAGAAAGCGTAAGCTGCTTGGTAGTGGAGATGCAGACCATGAACTATGTTTTTGGTCACAAGATTATATTTCTAACCGGTTTGATGGTCAAATGAAAAGTTCAGGCTTGTAG